In one Verrucomicrobiota bacterium genomic region, the following are encoded:
- a CDS encoding class I SAM-dependent methyltransferase, producing MKGSPARIAKRITLSAISRQWDAVAPARDHQLRSGADLSFSYVLVPSIERLARSADWSHVLDAGCGTGVLTERLARHADRIVGVDMSAASIRLARESPTKPANVRYVASTLQRFTHEHEPPRFSLIVANMLLQDAPNLASTLTALAQLLTTSGQLIATVTHPFFWPAYWDYDRQPWFNYERETAIEAPFRISLRQRSLGCTTHFHRPLSMYVTSLTQAELTLDSLVEPRPAPEVAKRYPSSWRYPRFMALRCVRLTMSLPSIPEPPRGASQQ from the coding sequence GTGAAGGGTTCACCTGCTCGGATTGCGAAGCGCATCACCCTTTCGGCGATTTCGCGCCAGTGGGATGCCGTCGCTCCGGCGCGTGATCATCAGCTGCGGTCCGGGGCCGACCTGAGTTTTTCCTACGTTCTCGTACCCAGCATTGAAAGGCTCGCCAGGAGCGCGGATTGGTCACATGTGCTCGACGCCGGCTGTGGCACAGGCGTCCTCACAGAGCGTCTTGCGAGGCATGCCGATCGAATCGTCGGCGTGGATATGAGCGCTGCTAGCATTCGTCTCGCGCGCGAAAGCCCAACTAAGCCAGCGAATGTGCGGTACGTGGCTTCTACGCTGCAACGCTTCACACACGAGCACGAGCCGCCGCGCTTCTCGCTCATTGTCGCCAACATGCTGTTGCAGGACGCCCCCAATCTTGCGAGCACGCTCACAGCTCTGGCACAGCTCCTGACGACCTCGGGGCAGCTCATAGCGACCGTCACGCATCCGTTCTTCTGGCCGGCATATTGGGACTATGATCGTCAACCGTGGTTTAATTACGAGCGCGAGACTGCGATCGAAGCGCCGTTTCGGATCTCCTTGCGGCAGCGCTCGCTTGGATGCACGACACATTTCCATCGGCCACTGTCAATGTACGTGACTTCTCTGACGCAAGCGGAACTTACACTGGACAGTCTCGTCGAGCCACGCCCTGCGCCCGAGGTTGCCAAAAGGTATCCGAGCAGTTGGCGCTACCCTCGGTTCATGGCACTACGGTGCGTTCGGCTGACAATGTCTTTGCCCTCAATCCCGGAGCCGCCGCGTGGGGCGTCACAACAATGA